TAAATGAAAGGTATGCTTTCTTTGCGACTCTCCGATATGTCCGGACCTTTTCCTTGACTCCACAGATTTTCTTTACCTTCAGAATCGTCCCGCAGAGCCATTCCCTCGCTTTGTTCAGAAGCTTACAAGGGATTGTATTTCTGTCTTTTTTCTGGTACATTCAGGCCTCCAAGGGAGAAAGTGCAGGGTTTTTGGGTTGATGTTTGAAAATTCCTTGCACTTTCTTTTTCCATTTCGGACCTCATGGTACCAGCAATCCCGCATCACACAAAGAAATTTCTGTGATAATTTGTTTTTTCAGCTGAGCCTAAATAAAGAAGAATAGCGTTTTGAATCCCACATTCCGCACCTTTATGAAAGCGTATTTGAGTTTTATGCCATCAAGGAGACTCTTAATAAAGCTTGCCCGAATCATAATAAGGATATATAATTAACATAAATGTTAATTATATATATTTAGTATGAATTACGATTATTTACAAAAACTCAGCGAGAAATCAATCTTCTTAATTGAAGATGTGGCTGAACTGTTCGATATTACTATCCCATCAGCGCGGGTCCTTTCCAGCCGTTATGCGAAAAAGGGGGTATTCATCAGATTGAAGAAGAATCTGTATCTGACGGATCAGCGGTGGAGGATTTCCAGCAGGGATGACCTGCTAAGAATCGCAAACTTCATTCAAGTTCCTTCTTACATCTCATTTATGACGGCTCTCTCCTTCTATGAGATCACCACGCAAGTGCAAAGAAATTTCATAGAGAGTGTCTCTCCGAGACGTTCGGTCAATTTCAACGTGAAGGGAACTGTCTTCAATTATCACAGGATGAAAAGGGAGTATTATTTCGATTTTGAAAGAAGAGATGGTCTTTTCATCGCCACCAGAGAGAAGGCGTTCGTGGATATGGTCTACCTTTATTCCTTCGGCAAGTACAGCATCGATCTTGGTTCTCTGGACACGGGGAGGCTTGACAGGAAGAAGCTCAAGAAGATCATCTCCATCTTTCCTGAAAGAACGAAGGAGGCCATGAGAAGAGTATGCAAGATCTGATTCAACAAGAACGGTTCGAGCTTGAGGTGCTTGACAGGATGAACAGTGCCAGGCTCTTGAGCGGTCTCGTATTTGGGGGAGGGACGATGCTGCGGCTTTGCTTCGGGCTTGACAGGTTTTCAGTTGATCTCGATTTCTGGATCGTGAAAGAGATTGATTCGAAAGCTCTCTTCAACGATCTGAAGAAATTTCTTTCAGAGTACTATTCTGTGAGAGATGCGGCCAGCAAGTTTTACACAATGCTCTTTGAGATCAGATCAGGGAATTTCCGCCGTAGCCTGAAGATCGAAATCAGGAAAGAAAAGAAAAAAGTGAGCATGGAGAAGGCGATTGCGTACAGCAGGTATTCGACCGTTCAAGTTCTTCTGAATGTCGTATCGCTCAAAGATATGATGGAATCGAAGATCGAGGCATTCCTGACGAGGAAAGAGATACGCGACGTATTCGATGTTGAGTTCCTGTACAGGAGAGGAATTCCTCTCAGCACTCCGGCTAGTAATCTCAAAAAGATGCTCATCGAGATCAAAGCATTAAAGAAAAGGGATTATACTGTGAAACTCGGCTCAATTATTGAGGACGATCAGCGGCAGTATTATGTGAAGGAGAATTTCAAGATCCTCAAACAGGCCATTGCGGAAAAGTTCTAACCAGTATATTCCGTGACATTGGGCTGTTGGGCCCAGGTGAAGAGCAGGTCATTCTGAAAAGGGTGTGTGGGCCACACGGGAAGTTCGGTCTCCTTGACCAGTCCTCTCGTCAGTTTGTGCTGATAAATACTTTTTATAGCAAAAGTTTTTCAGAAAGATAGATTGAAAAAGGATCGAAGCACTGTATATATTAATTGAACATAGAGAAACAATATAAGGTCGTGATTGGAAGATATCGAAAGGAGAAGAATGTGAAAGCAAAAAAGGCGAGGATTTGCATCCTGGATTGGATTTGTTCCCTGATCCTAATTTACTTTCCTGTCTTTATGAGTCTGATCGCACTCGGGTTGTCCTGGGCCACTGTGATACCGGAAGAAAATAGCAGGTTTGATCAGTTAGTCATTCATGATCCTTCCACACGCCTTGGGATTGTTGCAGAGACACCGGAATCCATAACAGGGTTCGAGCATGAGCGGGCTGGCTGGGAGGTTTTCATTAAGAGCCATGGAGGAATATGGAAGGTCTACATCGATCGCCGCTCGGGAAGTCCGACCCTGGTGGAAGGCCAGGGAATCCGGTGGTTTCATGCCGAAGGATCAACCCTCCCTCCAATCCTGTTCCTAAATGCCCTCGAGGCGAAGGCCAGAGAGTTTGTGTCCGAGAATACGGCTCTCCTCAAGGTTCAGGAGAATGAGCTGATTCTGAACCGGCAGGCCTCAAGCATGATGGACAGAGATCACTGGATTCTTGTATTTGACCGCGTGGTGAATGGAATCCCGGTTGAAAACCAGCGCTTCATCCTCTACATCACCAGGGGAAATCTTGTCTCTTTCGGAGCGGATCAGTGGGGGATTCTCACACCGGGACTTAAGGGCGTAGCGAAAGAGCCTTTTTATGATGCGGCTTCAGCCCGTGAATTTCTCTACGCTTACATGGGCATCACATCTGCTGATTCAGTTCAAGACGTCGAACCTGAAAGGCTCATCTATTTGAGTGTACCGCCAGAGGGAAATGCTGAAGGGGAGCACTTTAATGAGACTTCAAATGGCCCTTATAAAGGGCCGGTGGGGGAAGGCGTGAACTTCAGACTGGCCTGGTGCTTTATGATTCGCATTGAGGGGGAGCGGGGGATCTGGGTCGGCAAAGTGGATGCAACGACCGGGGAGATCATCGCCTTTTACGATGACGTGAAATATACGCGCGTCAAGGGAGGAATCTATCCGATGTCCAACGATGGCTCAGGATGGGAAGGCACCGAGCAGCCAGGTTTTCCGATGCCTTACGCGGACGTCACCGTCAATGGCCAGATGCAGACATGCAATGATATGGGTCTATTCACTCCCGGTCCTTCGAACTCTCAAGCGATAACGACCCTCAACGGCCCTTACGTTAAAATCTACGATGTTTGCGGGGTGATGGAAGAATCACGTCCAGCCGATGAAGACCTTGATTTAAAAACAGGTTCCGGCACGGATTGCGCTACCCCACACCGGACAGATTCCGATGGTGATACGCATGCAACGCGCACGAGCTTCTATCATGTCAACCGTGCTAAAGAAAGAGGACGATACTGGCTGCCCGATAACAACTGGCTGAGAGGCAAACTGGAGGTCGTTACCAACCAGGGCGGATTCAATACCTGTAATGCTTACTGGAACGGAAGCATCAACCTGTTCCAATCCATGCCGGACCAATGCCGCAATTTTGGGGAGATCTCCGCCGTGGCCATCCACGAGTGGGGGCATGGGATGGACCAGAACGATGGCGGTGGCTATGACAATCCTTCCGAAGCTTACGCTGACATTGTCGCGATCATATATGATCGAAATTCCTGCCTCGCCCGGGGAGGTCGCTTCAGTAACTGCTCCGGATATGGGGATACCTGCCTGAACTGCACCGGCATCCGCGAACTGGATTGGGACAAGCGTGCCAGCCACACACCTGCGACCGCGGATGGGTTTGTCAATAACAACTGCGGTGGAGGGGGTGGACCATGCGGAAGAGAGGTGCACTGTGAGGGACATCTCGCTGCCGAGACAATCTGGGATCTGGCGACTCGTGACCTGCCAGCTGCAGGGCTTGATACCTACACCTCCCACCAGTTAACCGAGAAGTTGTTTTACAAGTCCCGCAAAGGCTCCGGCGGAAACGCTTACAACTGTTCCATCCCATACTCCGATGGGTGTGGTGCAGGGACATGGTTCACAAAGCTGCGCAACACCGACGATGACGATGGCAACCTATCGAATGGAACACCGCATGCGGCTGCTATCTTTGCAGCATTCAGCCGGCACAAGATCGCCTGCGGAGCTGCCAGCGATTCCTCGAATCAGAATCATTCCTCCTGTCCATCGCTTGCCACGCCGACATTGTCCGTCACCCCTGGTTGCAGCTCGGCGAAGCTGACCTGGGGCGTCATCCCCAATGCTGCAAGCTATGTGGTCCTTCGTAATGATCAGAAGTGTGATGCATCATCCATCATCATCGGCACCGTGAAGGAGCCCGATACCGCATTTATTGACTACGACCTGCCTGGCGGCTTTCCACTCTATTACAGGGTCCAGGCTCAGGGGGCGAATGCTGCCTGTGATGGCGCTGTCTCAAACTGCGTGAGTGTCATACCCAATGCGGGAACGCTCACTGCCGAAGTGACGGGGGTTACAGTGACCAAGACATCCGCTACCCACCTTAACTGGACCTCTCAGTCGGATGCCACGAAGTATGACGTAGCGGGAGGAATGCTCAGCGAGTTGCTTCTCGACAGAACATTCACGCGCGCCTCCTGTCTTGCCGATGATATCACGCAGAACCAATGGGACGACACTCGCAACGGCCCACCGGTTGGCGAGTGTTACTACTATCTCGTTCGAAGCGAAAACAGTTGCGGTCCTGGCACTTATGGATGGAAGAGCAACGGCAATGAGCGCATCATCTCCTCCTGCCCCTGATTTACTCAAGCAATTCCAAGAGAGATTTATTTGATTATAGTAAAGCAGCGGTCCCATCGACTCTTTGTGAAGAGGTGAAAGAGCTTGCTCAGGATACTCTTGATCCTCTCAAAACCTTTCCTCTCGT
The Acidobacteriota bacterium genome window above contains:
- a CDS encoding nucleotidyl transferase AbiEii/AbiGii toxin family protein, whose amino-acid sequence is MQDLIQQERFELEVLDRMNSARLLSGLVFGGGTMLRLCFGLDRFSVDLDFWIVKEIDSKALFNDLKKFLSEYYSVRDAASKFYTMLFEIRSGNFRRSLKIEIRKEKKKVSMEKAIAYSRYSTVQVLLNVVSLKDMMESKIEAFLTRKEIRDVFDVEFLYRRGIPLSTPASNLKKMLIEIKALKKRDYTVKLGSIIEDDQRQYYVKENFKILKQAIAEKF